Genomic DNA from Methylocystis sp. MJC1:
GGTAATGCTCTAAATGGCAGCATGCCGGACTTTTTGCCGCGGCGCGGCATGGGCGCCGGCCTTCGACAACTCCAAGGCATAGCCTCCAGAAGATGACGATTTGCACCAGCGCTGCGGATGAAATCTCGACCCTGCCCGCGTCGCCGGGTGGGGCGCGCGCCGTCGTCGCAATGTCCGGGGGCGTGGATTCCAGCGTCGTGGCGGCCCTTCTCAAGGAGCAGGGCTATGACGTCGTTGGCGTAACGCTCCAGCTTTATGACCACGGCGAGGCCACCCACCGCAAGGGCGCCTGCTGCGCCGGCCAGGACATTCAGGACGCCCGCGCCGTGGCGGCGCGCCTCGGCATCCCGCATTTCGTGCTCGATTACGAGCGGCGCTTCCACGAGAGGGTGATCGAGGAGTTCGCCGCCTCCTACGCCAGCGGCGAGACGCCGGTCCCCTGCATCGCCTGCAATCAATTCATCAAATTCGCGGACCTCTTCGAGACCGCGAAGGACCTCGGCGCGGATATTCTGGCGACCGGCCATTATATTTCCTCGCGCGACGATGGCGAGGGCGGGAGGGCGCTTTACCGCGCCAAGGACGCCTCCCGTGACCAGAGCTATTTCCTCTTCGCGACGACGCGCGAGCAGCTGAAGATGCTGCGCTTCCCGCTGGGCGACTACACCAAGACGGAGGTGCGCGACATGGCGCGCCGCTTCTCGCTCGATGTGGCCGATAAGCCGGATAGCCAGGACATCTGCTTCGTTCCGAGCGGGCGCTACACGGATATCGTGCAGAGGCTCGCCCCGCAGTCCGTGGTTCCGGGCGAGATCGTGCATATCGACGGGCGGGTGCTCGGCCGTCATGCCGGTGTCGTCCATTATACGATAGGTCAAAGACGGGGTCTCGGCCTCGGCGCCGCCGTCGCGGGGCGCGACGCCCAGCCGCTTTTCGTGGTGCGCATCGACGCGGCGAAAGCCCAAGTCGTCGTCGGCCCGCGCGAGGCGCTGGAAACGCGCGCGGTCGCCTTGCGCGATGTGAACTGGATCGGCCCTGGCGCGTTGTCTCAATTGCCGCCGCAGGGGATCGACATCATGGCCCGCGTTCGCTCCACCCGACCGCCCGTCCCTGCGCGGCTCGTCGCGCGTGAGGGCAAGGAGGCGACGGTCGTCTTCGCGACGGGCGAGTTCGGGGTGTCGCCGGGCCAGGCCTGCGTGTTCTACGACCCCGCCGATGACGGCGCGCGCGTGCTGGGAGGCGGCTTCATCGCTGCGGTCGAGCCGGCGAGACAGAGCGTTCCCGTCATGGCGCAGACGCCGCGCGCCGCAACCGCGCAAAGGGCGCCGAGATGACCGAAGCGAGAGAATCCAGCCGCGAGATCGAGTCGCTGGACACTGGCGACGTCGAGGCCGCTTACGCGCGCTGGGCGCCGATCTACGACCTCGCATTCACCGCCGTGTTTCGCCCCGGGCGCCGCGCCCTCGCGGCGGCGGCCTCCAAGGCGGACGGCCCGATCCTCGACGTCGGCGTCGGCACCGGGCTCGAGCTCCCGATGTTCGAGCCTCATAATCAGGTCTACGGCGTCGATCTCTGCGAGCCGATGCTGCGCCGCGCCAGCGAGCGCGTGCGCCGGCAGGGGCTGAGCCATGTGGTGGCCCTCTGCAAGATGGACGCGACGCGCATGGGCTTCGCGGATTCGACCTTCGCCTGCGTCTGCGCCCCCTTCGTGCTGACCGTGGCGCCTGAGCCCGAAGCCATGCTCGACGAATTGGGACGCGTCGTGCGGCCGGGCGGCGAGATCATCCTCGTCAACCATGTCAGCCGCAAGGACGATCCCTTCGCGATATTCGAGCATTGGCTCGACCGCCATGTCGCGCCCAAGCTCGGCTGGCGCCCGCAATTCCCCTGGGCGATCATCGGCGACTGGATCGACCGTCGCCCCGAGATGCGGCTGGTCGAGCGCCGGCGACTGGCGCCCTTCGGCCTCTTCACTTTCGTGCGCATCAAGCGCCTGCCGGTCGGCCAGATCGCCGAAACTCCTGAGACACAAGCCGAACTCGAATACGCCTGAGCACTGGCGCCAAGGCGCGAGGCGCGCTAAGTTGTGAAAGCGGCGCTGCGGGGTGCGTGCAGGACTATTATTCCCCGGGGCCTTATCGATCCTTAAGGGAGCTGTCCCTGGCCTTGCCCGTGGGCTTGGCCACACGGCGCCCACCTACGTTGTAGGTTCCCGGGATCGATGTCCCACGGCTCACGTGGCCCGCGCTTTCACTCTCGCTTTCCCGGCCCCTTCTCAATGACCGACGTGAAGACAGAATTGCGCCGGCGCTCGCTGGCGCGCCGCGACCTCGTGACTCACGAGGAAGCCCATGACGCCGCCCTGTCGGTCGCCCGCCGCGGCGTCTCGCTCGTCGAAGAGCTGTCAGCGAAATCCGGGCTCCAAACGCCCGTCGTCTCGGTCTATTGGCCGATTCGCAGCGAGCTCAACACCTGGCCGCTGATCGAAGCCCTCTCTCAAAAGGGCTATCGGGTCGTGCTGCCGGTGATGCACAAGGTGCGGCATCCGCTTGTATTTCGGGATTTCTCGCCCGGCG
This window encodes:
- a CDS encoding 5-formyltetrahydrofolate cyclo-ligase, translated to MTDVKTELRRRSLARRDLVTHEEAHDAALSVARRGVSLVEELSAKSGLQTPVVSVYWPIRSELNTWPLIEALSQKGYRVVLPVMHKVRHPLVFRDFSPGDDLVKGPFGLSEPAEDKPARDPDVIFSPLAAFDRKGFRLGYGGGIYDATLAQLRPRKAVSVVGLAYSCQEADHVPTEPHDERLDYLMTERELVIPA
- the mnmA gene encoding tRNA 2-thiouridine(34) synthase MnmA, giving the protein MTICTSAADEISTLPASPGGARAVVAMSGGVDSSVVAALLKEQGYDVVGVTLQLYDHGEATHRKGACCAGQDIQDARAVAARLGIPHFVLDYERRFHERVIEEFAASYASGETPVPCIACNQFIKFADLFETAKDLGADILATGHYISSRDDGEGGRALYRAKDASRDQSYFLFATTREQLKMLRFPLGDYTKTEVRDMARRFSLDVADKPDSQDICFVPSGRYTDIVQRLAPQSVVPGEIVHIDGRVLGRHAGVVHYTIGQRRGLGLGAAVAGRDAQPLFVVRIDAAKAQVVVGPREALETRAVALRDVNWIGPGALSQLPPQGIDIMARVRSTRPPVPARLVAREGKEATVVFATGEFGVSPGQACVFYDPADDGARVLGGGFIAAVEPARQSVPVMAQTPRAATAQRAPR
- a CDS encoding class I SAM-dependent methyltransferase, which codes for MTEARESSREIESLDTGDVEAAYARWAPIYDLAFTAVFRPGRRALAAAASKADGPILDVGVGTGLELPMFEPHNQVYGVDLCEPMLRRASERVRRQGLSHVVALCKMDATRMGFADSTFACVCAPFVLTVAPEPEAMLDELGRVVRPGGEIILVNHVSRKDDPFAIFEHWLDRHVAPKLGWRPQFPWAIIGDWIDRRPEMRLVERRRLAPFGLFTFVRIKRLPVGQIAETPETQAELEYA